The following are from one region of the Oncorhynchus nerka isolate Pitt River linkage group LG8, Oner_Uvic_2.0, whole genome shotgun sequence genome:
- the LOC115124873 gene encoding platelet glycoprotein Ib alpha chain — protein MALVFLLLFLPLSHHSNAMTGCHSDRDKDHRPRVNCTATNLSDVPASIDTTTKVLIFTQNQFSSLTWSSYSHFPELYEIDLSHNAVPEVPLSPGPILPTLGVLRLVGNRIRTLPPHSFRATPGLLELYLDQNILETLDDLSFSGLRLLQILELSQNRISVLPPLMFHSLPAIETLVLEQNHIRTMPDQWFSAKPEVPYTYLSQNPWACFCKVGYLKKHLDDQGFNVYTRDGIIITPDEESVTCATPPSLAGRPIVGLEDEEYCSPGAKPDGPPGDSEPQPTPTLPPTTTMPPTTGATTTVPTTFPTTTTPATTTTVVPTTPATTTATVVPTTPATTTTPTTTTTPTTTTTATTTVVPTTTTTATLKPTTPPLHPTDPTHLPLLLNESVTWSWWEIVTILVEWEESRAGTEEGRVRGGNSWEHHGLYRGSSRLSPHPTMTTTVTPRAPSQPPRTPTQPPRTPPRTPTQPPRTPTQPPRTPTKPPRTPTQPPLPRTQTLTAPVTTVRQVGGSDPWGDQLGRGGGSAAGGRAVFCWWLFAGCVLLCVLSGGWVCVSGLWLWRMYRTVYRPLLNRGRGAPVLRINVSDVLLPTLTTWMRPARKSRIQLQREVLSLRIISLMMSFEVTMGLNSQL, from the exons GTGCTGATCTTCACCCAGAACCAGTTCTCCAGTCTAACCTGGTCCTCCTATAGTCACTTCCCAGAGCTCTATGAGATAGATCTGAGCCACAACGCAGTTCCAGAGGTTCCCCTGTCCCCCGGCCCGATTCTCCCCACTCTAGGGGTTCTACGCCTGGTAGGGAACCGCATTAGAACCCTGCCCCCTCACTCCTTCAGGGCCACGCCGGGCCTGCTAGAACTCTATCTGGACCAGAACATTCTGGAGACACTAGACGACCTGTCCTTCTCTGGGCTCAGGCTGCTACAG ATCCTGGAACTTTCTCAGAACCGTATCTCTGTTCTGCCCCCTCTGATGTTTCACTCCCTCCCGGCCATCGAAACCTTGGTTCTAGAGCAGAACCACATCAGAACCATGCCTGACCAGTGGTTCTCTGCCAAACCTGAAGTTCCCTACACCTACCTGTCGCAGAACCCCTGGGCCTGCTTCTGTAAG GTGGGTTACCTGAAGAAACACCTGGATGATCAGGGCTTCAACGTGTACACGAGGGATGGAATAATCATCACTCCGGACGAAGAGAGTGTTACCTGTGCCACACCTCCCTCCCTGGCCGGCCGACCAATCGTGGGGCTGGAGGATGAGGAGTACTGCTCACCTGGTGCCAAACCTGATGGCCCCCCTGGAGACTCTGAACCTCAACCTACCCCTACactaccccccaccaccactatgcCACCAACCACAGGAGCCACAACCACAGTTCCTACTACCTTCCCCACCACTACTACtcctgctaccactactactgtggtACCCACTACTcctgctaccactactgctactgtgGTACCCACTACtcctgctaccactactactcctactaccactactactcctactaccactactactgctactactactgtggtacccactactaccaccacagcTACCCTGAaacccaccacccctcctctacacCCTACCGACCCCACCCACCTGCCCCTCCTGCTGAATGAGTCAGTCACATGGTCTTGGTGGGAGATAGTGACCATCCTGGTGGAGTGGGAGGAGAGCAGGgcggggacagaggaggggagggtcaggggagggaacagctgggagcatcATGGTCTCTATAGAGGATCTTCCAGACTCTCACCACACCCCACCATGACCACAACCGTCACACCTAGAGCCCCATCTCAACCACCTAGGACCCCAACTCAACCACCTAGGACCCCACCTAGGACCCCAACTCAACCACCTAGAACCCCAACTCAACCCCCTAGAACCCCAACTAAACCACCTAGGACCCCAACTCAACCCCCACTACCTAGAACCCAGACCCTGACCGCCCCAGTGACCACAGTCAGACAGGTTGGAGGTTCAGATCCCTGGGGGGATCAGCTGGGACGGGGGGGTGGTAGTGCGGCAGGAGGCAGAGCTGTGTTCTGCTGGTGGCTGTTTGCAgggtgtgttttgttgtgtgttctgtctggggggtgggtgtgtgtgagcgGCCTATGGCTATGGAGGATGTATAGGACTGTCTATAGGCCTCTACTGAacagggggaggg gggcccctgtgttgaggatcaacgtgtcagatgtgttgttacctacccttaccacctggatgcggcccgccaggaagtccaggatccagttgcagagggaggtgttgagTCTCAGGATcattagcttaatgatgagctttgaggtcaCTATGGGGTTGAACTCTCAGCTGTag